The Buttiauxella selenatireducens genome has a window encoding:
- the rluB gene encoding 23S rRNA pseudouridine(2605) synthase RluB, which yields MSDKSEKLQKVLARAGHGSRREIETIISAGRVSVDGKVATLGDRVEVTQALKIRIDGHLISIKESAEQICRVLAYYKPEGELCTRNDPEGRPTVFDRLPKLRGARWIAVGRLDVNTCGLLLFTTDGELANRLMHPSREVEREYAVRVFGQVDEDKVKQLARGVQLEDGPAAFKTIKFTGGEGINQWYNVTLTEGRNREVRRLWEAVGVQVSRLIRVRYGDIQLPKGLPRGGYTELDLAPTNYLRKLVELPEETESKVAVEKDRRRMKANQIRRAVKRHTQVTGGGRRGGRSS from the coding sequence ATGAGCGATAAGAGCGAAAAGTTACAAAAAGTCCTGGCTCGCGCCGGCCACGGTTCACGCCGTGAAATTGAAACCATTATTTCCGCAGGCCGCGTTAGTGTGGATGGCAAAGTTGCCACGCTGGGCGACCGTGTTGAAGTGACTCAGGCCCTGAAAATTCGTATCGATGGTCACCTGATCTCTATTAAAGAATCCGCAGAACAGATTTGCCGCGTACTGGCGTACTACAAGCCGGAAGGCGAATTGTGTACACGTAATGACCCGGAAGGGCGTCCAACGGTATTTGACCGTTTACCCAAACTGCGTGGTGCACGCTGGATTGCAGTCGGTCGTCTGGATGTAAATACCTGCGGACTGCTGTTATTCACAACTGACGGTGAGCTGGCAAACCGCCTGATGCACCCAAGCCGTGAAGTTGAACGTGAATATGCTGTGCGTGTATTCGGTCAGGTTGACGAAGACAAAGTGAAACAACTGGCGCGTGGCGTTCAGCTTGAAGATGGCCCTGCAGCGTTCAAAACCATCAAGTTTACCGGTGGTGAAGGTATTAACCAGTGGTACAACGTGACTCTGACTGAAGGCCGCAACCGTGAAGTTCGCCGTCTTTGGGAAGCAGTCGGCGTACAGGTTAGCCGTTTGATCCGTGTGCGTTACGGTGACATTCAGTTGCCAAAAGGCCTGCCGCGTGGTGGTTACACTGAACTCGATCTGGCTCCGACTAACTACCTGCGTAAATTGGTAGAGTTGCCAGAAGAAACAGAAAGTAAAGTTGCGGTTGAAAAAGACCGTCGTCGCATGAAGGCGAATCAAATTCGTCGTGCGGTAAAACGCCACACCCAAGTCACGGGTGGTGGCCGCCGCGGTGGACGCAGCAGCTAA